In one Streptomyces sp. T12 genomic region, the following are encoded:
- a CDS encoding DUF2079 domain-containing protein, with amino-acid sequence MPTPATSSTPNTSSDPHIPAPATPPDGQARPAPARREPWLLAAALFVGYAIVSVGRYRHLGQRSWDLGIFEQVIRSYAHLQAPIADLKGPGFNILGDHFSPVTALLAPLYRVFPSPVTLLVAQAALFALSAVPVTRAAARLLGRWRGLAIGVAYGLSWGLQQAVDFDFHEICFAVPLIAFSLEALLARRWRAALLWAIPLVLVKEDLGFTLTGIALVVAWRARRGAPRASRYAIGVAVFGVVAVAATLLLVIPSFNSAGTYDYWNKVSESSGGGGPFDGLDTKFRTLCWLLIPTTGLLALRSPVLLVALPTIGWRFVSSYPQYWGTDWHYSAVLMPIVFLALVDALDTARHSTRAWLRSYVPHLPAAVAAASLALTTSLPLAALTESEIYRKPARVTAIERLLAQVPDNASVEANIAPISRLTSRCRVFWVSTTRGINPDFIALDNSRKRYRDVEAYAEALHPDARYTVKGTAYGVVLLERQSGPGQSGPR; translated from the coding sequence ATGCCCACCCCCGCCACCTCCTCGACGCCGAACACGTCCTCGGACCCCCACATACCGGCGCCGGCCACGCCCCCTGACGGGCAGGCGCGGCCCGCCCCCGCCCGGCGTGAACCCTGGCTGCTCGCCGCCGCGCTCTTCGTGGGCTATGCGATCGTCTCCGTCGGCCGTTACCGGCATCTGGGGCAGCGGTCGTGGGATCTCGGGATCTTCGAGCAGGTCATCCGGTCCTACGCGCATCTTCAGGCTCCGATCGCCGACCTCAAGGGGCCCGGGTTCAACATCCTGGGCGATCACTTCAGCCCGGTGACGGCCCTGCTCGCGCCGCTCTACCGGGTGTTTCCCTCCCCGGTCACCCTGCTCGTGGCGCAGGCCGCGCTGTTCGCCCTGTCCGCCGTCCCCGTCACGCGTGCCGCGGCCCGGCTGCTCGGGCGGTGGCGTGGGCTTGCGATCGGGGTGGCGTACGGGCTGTCGTGGGGGCTTCAGCAGGCCGTCGACTTCGACTTTCACGAGATCTGCTTCGCCGTACCGCTCATCGCCTTCAGCCTGGAGGCGCTGCTCGCGCGGCGCTGGCGGGCCGCTCTGCTCTGGGCGATTCCGCTCGTCCTGGTGAAGGAGGATCTGGGGTTCACCCTCACGGGCATCGCGCTGGTCGTCGCCTGGCGGGCCCGCCGAGGCGCGCCGCGCGCGTCCCGGTACGCGATCGGCGTCGCCGTCTTCGGCGTGGTGGCCGTCGCGGCCACCCTCCTGCTGGTCATACCGAGCTTCAACAGCGCCGGCACCTACGACTACTGGAACAAGGTGAGCGAGTCGTCGGGCGGCGGCGGGCCCTTCGACGGCCTCGACACCAAGTTCCGTACGCTCTGCTGGCTCCTCATACCCACCACCGGACTGCTCGCCCTGCGGTCCCCCGTCCTTCTCGTCGCGCTGCCCACCATCGGCTGGCGTTTCGTCTCCTCCTACCCGCAGTACTGGGGGACGGACTGGCACTACAGCGCCGTCCTGATGCCCATCGTCTTCCTCGCCCTCGTCGACGCCCTCGACACCGCCCGGCACAGCACGCGCGCGTGGCTGCGGTCGTACGTCCCTCACCTGCCCGCCGCCGTCGCGGCCGCCTCGCTCGCGCTGACCACCTCACTGCCGCTCGCCGCGCTGACCGAGAGCGAGATCTATCGCAAGCCCGCGCGCGTGACGGCCATCGAGCGGCTCCTCGCTCAAGTGCCCGACAACGCCTCCGTCGAGGCGAACATCGCTCCGATCAGCCGGCTCACCTCGCGCTGCCGGGTCTTCTGGGTCAGCACCACACGGGGCATCAACCCCGACTTCATCGCCCTCGACAACTCCCGCAAGCGCTATCGCGACGTCGAGGCCTACGCCGAGGCCCTTCACCCCGACGCGCGGTACACCGTCAAGGGCACCGCCTACGGGGTCGTACTGCTGGAGCGGCAGAGCGGACCGGGGCAGAGCGGACCGAGGTAG
- a CDS encoding ABC transporter permease produces the protein MTVLRTSLRNFFAHKGRMALSAVAVLLSVAFVSGTLVFTDTMNTTFDKLFAVTSSDVTVSPKDAKDEDDGGGTGRPTSLPASAVEQVAAVDGVKKAEGAVGSTSVTVVNSENKNMGSSTGAPTFAGNWTQSDLKSMEITSGHAPRGPTEVMVDADTADKHDLKLGDELRTIAATGDLRARIVGIASWKVTNPGAAVVYFDTATAQRTLLGTTGRFTQVSVTAADGVSDARLKQDIAQAMDGAYKIQTAKETADENRKDVGAFMDVIKYAMLGFAGIAFLVGIFLIINTFSMLVAQRTREIGLMRAIGSSRRQVNRSVLVEALLLGFVGSVLGVGAGVGIAIGLMKLMSMAGMNLSTDDLTVKVTTPVIGLILGVVVTVLAAYLPARRAGRVSPMAALRDAGTPADGRAGWIRGLIGLVLTGAGAYALYAAATADKASEGALVLGGGVVLTLIGFVVIGPLLAGGVVRVISAVLLRAFGPVGRMAERNALRNPRRTGATGAALMIGLALVACLSVVGSSMVASATSELDKSVGADFIVVAQQQDIVAKAERAMQQTPHLEHVTRSKDVGATLTSPDGKTDDTGLTAADPTYAEDLRRTTTEGTLSAAYGKDAMSVGSDYATKHGVHVGDTLTVAFKGGETAKLKVAAITDDDTSFDQGARYISIETLQKYLPADRIPQSQMLLGKAKDGQEKAAYAALKKSLHDYPQYPVRDQTDYKQELKDQMGQLLNMVYGLLALAIIVAVLGVVNTLALSVVERTREIGLMRAIGLSRRQLRRMIRMESVVIALFGALLGLGLGMGWGATAQKLLALEGLNVLDIPWPTIIGVFIGSAFVGLFAALVPAFRAGRMNVLNAIATE, from the coding sequence ATGACCGTCCTGAGGACCTCCCTGCGCAACTTCTTCGCGCACAAGGGACGCATGGCCCTGTCGGCCGTGGCCGTCCTGCTGTCGGTGGCCTTTGTCTCAGGGACTCTCGTCTTCACCGACACGATGAACACCACCTTCGACAAGCTCTTCGCCGTCACCTCGTCCGACGTCACCGTCAGCCCCAAGGACGCCAAGGACGAGGACGACGGCGGCGGTACGGGCCGGCCGACCTCGCTGCCCGCCTCGGCCGTCGAGCAGGTCGCGGCCGTGGACGGCGTGAAGAAGGCGGAGGGCGCGGTCGGCTCGACGAGCGTGACCGTCGTCAACTCCGAGAACAAGAACATGGGTTCCTCCACCGGTGCGCCCACCTTCGCCGGCAACTGGACCCAGAGCGACCTGAAGTCCATGGAGATCACCTCCGGGCACGCCCCGCGCGGGCCCACCGAGGTCATGGTCGACGCGGACACCGCCGACAAGCACGACCTGAAGCTCGGCGACGAGCTGCGCACCATCGCCGCCACCGGCGACCTCCGCGCGCGCATCGTCGGCATCGCCTCCTGGAAGGTGACCAACCCGGGCGCGGCCGTCGTCTACTTCGACACCGCCACCGCCCAGCGCACCCTGCTCGGCACCACCGGCCGGTTCACGCAGGTCTCCGTCACCGCGGCGGACGGCGTGAGCGACGCGCGGCTCAAGCAGGACATCGCGCAGGCCATGGACGGCGCGTACAAGATCCAGACGGCCAAGGAGACCGCCGACGAGAACCGCAAGGACGTCGGTGCGTTCATGGACGTCATCAAGTACGCCATGCTCGGCTTCGCCGGGATCGCCTTCCTGGTCGGCATCTTCCTGATCATCAACACCTTCTCCATGCTGGTCGCCCAGCGCACCCGCGAGATCGGCCTCATGCGGGCCATCGGCTCCTCGCGCCGGCAGGTCAACCGGTCGGTGCTGGTGGAGGCGCTGCTGCTGGGCTTCGTGGGCTCGGTGCTGGGCGTGGGTGCCGGTGTCGGCATCGCGATCGGCCTGATGAAGCTCATGTCGATGGCCGGCATGAACCTCTCCACCGACGACCTGACGGTGAAGGTGACGACCCCGGTCATCGGCCTGATCCTGGGCGTCGTGGTGACGGTGCTCGCCGCCTACCTCCCCGCCCGCCGCGCCGGCAGGGTCTCCCCGATGGCCGCCCTGCGCGACGCCGGCACGCCGGCCGACGGCAGGGCCGGCTGGATACGCGGCCTGATCGGCCTGGTCCTGACGGGCGCGGGTGCCTATGCCCTGTACGCCGCCGCCACCGCCGACAAGGCGAGCGAGGGTGCGCTGGTGCTGGGCGGCGGCGTGGTGCTGACCCTGATCGGCTTCGTGGTCATCGGCCCGCTGCTCGCGGGCGGGGTGGTCCGGGTGATCAGCGCGGTCCTGCTGCGCGCCTTCGGCCCCGTCGGCCGCATGGCCGAGCGCAACGCCCTGCGCAACCCGCGCCGTACCGGTGCCACGGGCGCCGCCCTGATGATCGGCCTCGCCCTTGTGGCCTGCCTGTCGGTGGTCGGCTCCTCGATGGTCGCCTCGGCGACGAGCGAGCTCGACAAGTCGGTCGGCGCGGACTTCATCGTCGTGGCCCAGCAGCAGGACATCGTCGCCAAGGCCGAGCGCGCGATGCAGCAGACGCCGCACCTGGAGCACGTCACCCGCTCCAAGGACGTCGGCGCCACGCTGACCTCGCCGGACGGCAAGACCGACGACACCGGACTCACGGCCGCCGACCCGACGTACGCCGAGGACCTTCGCCGTACGACCACGGAGGGCACCCTGTCCGCCGCCTACGGCAAGGACGCCATGTCGGTCGGCTCCGACTACGCCACGAAGCACGGCGTGCACGTCGGCGACACCCTCACCGTCGCCTTCAAGGGCGGTGAGACGGCGAAGCTGAAGGTCGCGGCCATCACGGACGACGACACCTCCTTCGACCAGGGCGCGCGCTACATCAGCATCGAGACGCTGCAGAAGTACCTCCCCGCCGACCGGATCCCGCAGAGCCAGATGCTGCTCGGCAAGGCGAAGGACGGCCAGGAGAAGGCGGCGTACGCGGCCCTGAAGAAGTCGCTGCACGACTACCCGCAGTACCCGGTCCGCGACCAGACCGACTACAAGCAGGAGCTCAAGGACCAGATGGGCCAGCTCCTGAACATGGTCTACGGCCTGCTCGCCCTGGCGATCATCGTGGCGGTCCTGGGCGTGGTGAACACCCTGGCCCTGTCGGTGGTGGAACGCACCCGCGAGATCGGCCTGATGCGCGCCATCGGCCTCTCCCGCCGCCAGCTGCGCCGCATGATCCGCATGGAGTCGGTGGTGATCGCCCTGTTCGGCGCCCTGCTGGGCCTCGGACTCGGGATGGGCTGGGGCGCGACGGCCCAGAAGCTCCTGGCTCTGGAGGGCCTGAACGTCCTCGACATCCCGTGGCCGACGATCATCGGGGTCTTCATCGGCTCGGCCTTCGTGGGCCTGTTCGCGGCACTGGTGCCGGCGTTCAGGGCGGGCCGGATGAACGTACTGAACGCGATCGCGACCGAATAG
- a CDS encoding ABC transporter ATP-binding protein: protein MTSAVTIPRHGGTGGRTAVAARARQVVKAYGSGETRVVALDHVDVDIARGQFTAIMGPSGSGKSTLMHCLAGLDTVSSGQIYLDETEITGLKDKKLTQLRRDRIGFIFQAFNLLPTLNALENITLPMDIAGRKPDRAWLGRVVDTVGLSDRLKHRPTQLSGGQQQRVAVARALAARPEIIFGDEPTGNLDSRAGAEVLGFLRKSVDELGQTIVMVTHDPVAASYADRVLYLADGRIVDEMYKPTADAVLDRMKDFDARGRTS, encoded by the coding sequence GTGACATCGGCTGTAACCATTCCCAGGCACGGGGGCACTGGAGGGCGTACGGCCGTTGCCGCGCGGGCGCGGCAGGTCGTCAAGGCGTACGGGTCGGGGGAGACCCGTGTCGTCGCCCTCGACCATGTCGACGTGGACATCGCGCGGGGGCAGTTCACCGCGATCATGGGCCCGTCGGGGTCCGGCAAGTCCACCTTGATGCACTGCCTCGCCGGGCTCGACACCGTCAGCAGCGGCCAGATCTATCTCGACGAGACCGAGATCACCGGGCTGAAGGACAAGAAGCTCACGCAGCTGCGCCGGGACCGGATCGGCTTCATCTTCCAGGCGTTCAACCTGCTGCCGACACTCAACGCCCTCGAGAACATCACGCTGCCCATGGACATCGCCGGGCGCAAGCCCGACCGGGCCTGGCTGGGGCGCGTCGTCGACACCGTCGGGCTCTCCGACCGGCTCAAGCACCGGCCGACCCAGCTCTCCGGCGGTCAGCAGCAGCGTGTCGCCGTCGCCCGTGCCCTGGCCGCGCGGCCGGAGATCATCTTCGGTGACGAGCCGACCGGCAACCTGGACTCCCGGGCCGGTGCCGAAGTCCTGGGCTTCCTGCGCAAGTCCGTCGACGAGCTCGGGCAGACCATCGTGATGGTCACCCACGACCCCGTAGCCGCCTCGTACGCGGACCGGGTCCTGTACCTCGCCGACGGGCGCATCGTCGACGAGATGTACAAGCCGACCGCCGACGCCGTCCTGGACCGCATGAAGGACTTCGACGCCCGGGGGCGTACGTCATGA
- a CDS encoding MFS transporter, translating into MGSTTPAIRDTAPHTGTDKRAAVVAALMLAMALAALDATIVSTAVPQIVGDLGGFSVFSWLFSGYLLAVTVTLPVYGKLSDTFGRKPVLVAGAALFLLGSLLCAVAWNMAALIAFRIVQGLGGGALQGTVQTLAADLYPLKERPKIQSKLSTVWAVSAVAGPGLGGVLAAYANWRWIFLINLPIGAVALWLIVRHLHEPERESTGTRARVDWAGALAVFACGGVLLTALVQGGVAWPWLSGPSIALFGTGLALVAVVVIVERRAAEPIIPGWVWRRRTIAAVNLALGALGLLMVAPAVFLPTYAQSVLGLAPVAAGFVLSVWTLSWPVSAALSQHVYRRIGFRNTAMLGIGSASLILLAFLFLPYPGQAWQPTLLMLLLGAALGLFQLPLIVGVQSTVGWSERGTTTASVLFCRQTGQTVGAALFGAVANGVLASRLGGASDLDSVTRALDSGGTAPEATRRAIADAVHAVYLGASCAAALAFLVLLLLAPRRFPVLKEDALDEDVLKEDVLEEDVLKEDGR; encoded by the coding sequence GTGGGCAGTACGACACCCGCGATACGCGACACCGCACCGCACACCGGAACCGACAAGCGCGCAGCCGTGGTCGCGGCCCTGATGCTCGCGATGGCGCTGGCCGCGCTCGACGCCACCATCGTCTCCACGGCCGTACCGCAGATCGTGGGCGACCTCGGCGGCTTCTCGGTCTTCTCCTGGCTCTTCTCCGGCTACCTGCTCGCCGTGACCGTGACCCTCCCGGTCTACGGCAAGCTCTCCGACACCTTCGGCCGCAAGCCGGTGCTGGTCGCGGGCGCGGCGCTGTTCCTGCTGGGGTCGCTGCTGTGCGCGGTGGCCTGGAACATGGCGGCGCTGATCGCGTTCCGGATCGTGCAGGGGCTGGGCGGCGGGGCCCTGCAGGGGACGGTGCAGACGCTGGCCGCCGACCTGTACCCGCTGAAGGAACGCCCGAAGATCCAGTCCAAGTTGTCCACGGTGTGGGCGGTGTCGGCGGTGGCCGGACCGGGGTTGGGCGGGGTCCTGGCGGCGTACGCCAACTGGCGCTGGATCTTCCTGATCAACCTGCCGATCGGGGCGGTGGCGTTGTGGCTGATCGTGCGCCATCTGCACGAGCCGGAGCGCGAGTCGACGGGCACGCGCGCGCGTGTCGACTGGGCGGGCGCGTTGGCGGTGTTCGCGTGCGGGGGTGTGCTACTGACGGCGCTGGTGCAGGGCGGGGTGGCGTGGCCGTGGCTGTCGGGGCCGTCGATCGCCCTGTTCGGTACGGGACTTGCGCTCGTGGCGGTGGTGGTGATCGTGGAGCGCCGGGCGGCCGAGCCGATCATCCCGGGTTGGGTGTGGCGGCGCCGGACGATCGCGGCGGTGAACCTGGCGCTGGGCGCGCTGGGGTTGCTGATGGTGGCGCCGGCGGTCTTCCTGCCCACCTACGCCCAGTCGGTGCTCGGCCTGGCCCCGGTGGCGGCCGGATTCGTGCTGTCGGTCTGGACGTTGAGCTGGCCGGTGTCGGCGGCGCTCAGCCAGCACGTGTATCGCAGGATCGGCTTCCGCAACACGGCGATGCTGGGGATCGGTTCGGCGTCGCTGATCCTGCTGGCGTTCCTGTTCCTGCCCTATCCCGGTCAGGCGTGGCAGCCGACGCTGCTGATGCTGCTGCTCGGGGCTGCGCTGGGCCTGTTCCAACTGCCGCTGATCGTGGGCGTGCAGTCGACGGTGGGGTGGTCGGAGCGGGGCACGACGACGGCATCCGTCCTCTTCTGCCGCCAGACGGGCCAGACGGTGGGCGCGGCCCTCTTCGGCGCGGTGGCGAACGGCGTACTGGCCTCGCGGCTCGGCGGCGCGAGCGACCTGGACTCGGTGACGCGGGCGCTGGATTCCGGCGGCACGGCACCGGAGGCCACCAGGCGGGCCATCGCCGACGCGGTGCACGCCGTGTACCTGGGCGCGTCGTGCGCGGCGGCGCTGGCCTTCCTGGTGCTGTTGCTGCTGGCGCCGAGGCGGTTCCCGGTGCTCAAGGAGGACGCCCTCGATGAAGACGTCCTCAAGGAAGACGTGCTCGAAGAAGACGTGCTCAAGGAAGACGGACGCTGA
- a CDS encoding alpha/beta hydrolase → MNRSRFLAVAASAVLALGPALTLPIAAAGSASAAPANPSSPIVSAQLPRPTGPHAVGRSTLHLVDADRPDPWVPSAGARQLMVSMYYPARPGAGGATAPYMTDEEARLLLELRVPDATIPPETISGVRTWAHTDARPAPGRFPLVVLSPGFTLPRATLTGLAEDLASRGYVVALVDHPYENAGTTLPDGRTLPCAICDEFPSIGGSTVAESRAEDISFVLDRLTGRHPAWRHARVIDAKRIGMAGHSIGGNAAATTMAADARVRAGVNMDGTFFAPVPDTGLDGRPFLMVGAENRPPLDTTWDEAWAHLDGWKRWLTVAGTDHGSFTDVPLLAELVGIPDTAPLPYERSSALTRAYVAAFFDLHLKGVPQPLLDGPSPANPEVSVRLP, encoded by the coding sequence CGATCGCCGCCGCGGGGTCCGCCTCCGCCGCCCCCGCGAACCCTTCTTCCCCCATCGTCTCGGCCCAACTGCCCCGCCCCACCGGCCCCCACGCGGTCGGCCGCAGCACCCTCCACCTCGTCGACGCCGACCGTCCCGACCCGTGGGTCCCGTCCGCCGGCGCCCGGCAGCTGATGGTGTCCATGTACTACCCGGCACGGCCCGGTGCGGGCGGTGCGACGGCTCCCTACATGACCGACGAAGAGGCCCGTCTGCTACTGGAGTTGAGGGTCCCGGACGCCACCATCCCGCCCGAGACGATCAGCGGCGTCCGTACCTGGGCGCACACCGACGCGCGCCCGGCGCCCGGCAGGTTCCCGCTCGTCGTGCTCTCGCCCGGGTTCACGCTCCCGCGTGCGACCCTCACCGGTCTCGCCGAGGATCTGGCCAGCCGCGGATACGTCGTCGCGCTGGTCGACCATCCGTACGAGAACGCCGGTACGACCCTTCCCGACGGGCGGACCCTGCCCTGCGCCATCTGCGACGAGTTCCCCTCGATCGGCGGCTCGACCGTCGCCGAGAGCCGGGCCGAGGACATCTCCTTCGTGCTCGACCGGCTGACCGGGCGCCACCCGGCGTGGCGGCACGCGCGTGTGATCGACGCGAAGCGGATCGGCATGGCCGGGCACTCCATCGGCGGCAACGCCGCCGCCACGACGATGGCCGCCGACGCGCGCGTGCGGGCCGGCGTGAACATGGACGGCACCTTCTTCGCCCCGGTCCCCGACACCGGTCTCGACGGCCGTCCCTTCCTGATGGTGGGGGCCGAGAACAGGCCGCCGCTCGACACGACCTGGGACGAGGCCTGGGCCCACCTGGACGGCTGGAAGCGCTGGCTGACCGTCGCCGGAACCGACCACGGGTCCTTCACCGACGTACCTCTCCTCGCGGAGCTGGTCGGCATCCCGGACACCGCACCGCTTCCCTACGAGCGTTCGTCGGCCCTCACGCGCGCGTACGTCGCCGCCTTCTTCGACCTGCACCTGAAGGGCGTCCCACAGCCGCTGCTCGACGGGCCGTCGCCGGCCAACCCCGAGGTCAGCGTCCGTCTTCCTTGA